The Clostridium sporogenes region TTTATTATTTTATTAACTACTTCTACGCTACCATCTTCTTTTGTTATTTCTATAGTTACTTTAGTTACTATAGCCGCTGCTAAAGCTGCTAATAATATAGGAGCCCAAATAATTGCTGCTGCAGCTGTAGCTGCTAATCCAGCATTAACCGGTATGTCTACTATAATTTTGTCTTCTTTTTTGACTTTTATTCTAGTAACATTACCCTTTTTTATAATATCTTTTATCCATTTTACTAGTTCATCCTTTGTAGTATACAATTCTTCCTTTTCTTCTTTGACTTTGTTTTCCATGTATACTAAGGCATCCACTACATTTCCTTCACAAGCCTCTAAGGCCTCTTTAGCCTCTGTGTAAGTTGCTCCTGTCCTTTCTCTTATGATATCAATTTTTTCTAATGTTATTTCCATTTTTATTCCTCCTTTATATAATTTAATATTTGGAGACTTTTAGGTTTCTTCAAATAATTTTGATTTATTATCATATTTAAAATTTTATAAATATCTTTTTTAGTTTCTGTATCAACAGAGAGCTTGTAAAGCTCTTCTAATGGAGTTTCATATATATATTTTAATATATTATAAGTAGCATAAGTTACTCCTATACCATTTACCTTGTTACAATAACTGCATATTCCACCTAAACTTTGAAAACTTATATAATTTGTGGTTTCTATTTTTCTTCCACACTCTAAACAGTAATTAAAATTCAAAGCATATCCAGTATATTTTAATACTTTCATCTCAAAGGCTCTAGCTAAAATCTCAATATCTACCACTTTATTTTTCATTAAGAATAAACTTTTAACTAACTCCTGAAATAATTCTCTATTACTTTCTTTTTCTTCTGTACATATATCTATTAGTTCACAAAAATAAGATCCATAAGTTAATGTATCTAAATCCCTTAAAAAATCCTGAAATGAATCTATTAACTGGACTTCTGATAAATTAAATAAGCTTTTCCCTTTATATAATACATATTCTCCATAGCAAAAGGGTGATGTATTAGATAAATATTTACTTCTATTTTTTTTAGCACCTTTTGCTATAGCAGTTACTTTACCTAACTTTTCTGTATATAACCAAACTAATTTATCTGCTTCTTTAAATTCTTGAGTTTTTATTACTACAGCTCTAGTTTTATATAGTGACAGAAAATCAACTCCCTATATTATTTATTTCATTTTTTTATAACCTAATTCTTTTAATAAACTTTGGTTATCTCTCCACTCTTCTTTTACCTTAACCCAAAGTCTTATATATACTTTGCTTTGAAGAAAAGCCTCTATATCCTGTCTTGCATATTGAGATATTTTCTTTAATTTACTGCCACCTTTACCTATAATTATGGGTTTATGAGAATTTTTTTCACATAGTATATTACCTTCTATATGATAAGTTCCTTTGTCATTCTTCTTCATTTGAAGTATTTCTACAGCTATACCATGAGGCACTTCTTCTGATAAAAGTCTTAAAGCTTTTTCTCTTACTATCTCTGCCACTATAAATCTCTCATTTTGATCTATTATCATATCTTCTGGATAGTATTGTGGTCCCTCTGGTATATATTTAAACATTAATTCTTTAAGTAAATCAACATTTTTTCCTTTTAGAGCAGATATAGGTATTATTTCTTGAAAGTCCATAAGTTCTGAATATGTTTTTAAAGTTTCTGCTACTTTTTCTTGTGGATTTTCATCTATTTTATTTAAAACTAAAAATACCGGTACTTTTACTTCTTTTAATTGTTCTATTATAAACAAATCTCCCTTGCCAGGTTTTTCATCTGGATTTATTAAAAAAAGTACTAAATCCACATCTTTCATAGCATCTGATGCTGATTTCACCATATACTCTCCTAGCTTATGCTTAGGTTTGTGTATTCCTGGTGTATCAACAAATATAAGTTGGTAATTATCTTCTGTTAATATGGTTTGTATATTATTTCTTGTGGTCTGAGGTCTGCATGAAACTATAGAAAGTTTCTCTTTCATTATGGCATTTAACAATGTTGATTTTCCTACATTAGGTCTTCCTACTATAGTTACGAATCCTGATTTAAACATATTTTATCTCCTCGTCTATTTTATTAAATCTTTTTTAGTAAAGGCTCCTGGTAAAATTTCATCTAGTTTTTTTATTTCATAATTATTTTTATCTTTTACTATTATTATGTCTATATTTTCACTTGCAAATTCACTTATAACCTGCCTACATATACCACAAGGATAAGTATATTCTTCAAAGCTTCCTACCACTGCAATGGCTTTTATTTTCTTATGCCCTTCTGATATGGCTTTAAATATAGCTGTTCTTTCTGCACAATTTGTAGCACCATAAGAAGCATTCTCTATGTTACATCCTGTATATATTGTATCATCTTCTGTTAATAAAGCTGCTCCTACTTTAAATTTTGAATAAGGAACGTAAGCATTTTCTCTGGCTTCTATTGCTTTTTTTATAATTTCGTCATATTTCATTATAAATCCTCCTGTTTGGATAAACTATTTACGCTACAAATTATTGTGTAAATAAATTATAGCATTATTTTACATTATTTCAACTATCCAAATATTTTATATAAAAGCGTAGTAAATAAAGTTCCAAATAAAGCTCCTACTATTACCTCTAATATAGAATGGACTTCTGAATCAACTCTACTTTGAGCTACTATAAAAGCTAAAAAATAACTTAACATAACTACAGGAAATTCCTTAGTTATAAGAGCTATTATTGTGGCTATAGAAAACGCCATGGTACTATGTCCACTGGGCATTCCTCCCTTTAAAGGAGTGCCTTCACCATATATGGCTTTTACCACTACCGTAACTATACAAACTATAGCTAATATAATAAATATAGCATAAGGATTTGAATTTTTTATTTTAGTTATTAAAACGAAATTTATATATTTTAGTTTATCCCAAAATATAATATAACCAACCACTACTGCATTTATAGCCGTTAATAAAACTGCTCCTGCAGCTACATTTTTAGAAACCTTAGCTAAGGGATGATAATAATTCGTAGTAGCATCTATAGCAAATTCTATAGCAGTATTCATAAGTTCAGCAAAAATAACTAAGGTTATTGTTATACATACAACTACCAATTCTATCTTTGATAAATCATAGAAAAAACAGGCAGTTAAAACCAAAAGAGCAGAGAGCATATGTATTCTCATATTCCTTTGGGTTCTAACTGCATGTATTATTCCATCTATGGCATAATTAAAACTATCCAAAAGCTTATTTACTTTCATGGCTAAGCACCATCCTTTACAGGTTAAAACAAATGAATTTTTACCTTTGTAAATTAAAGTTTTCTAATATTTCTTCTTCTCTCTGTCTCATTATAGCTTTTTCATCATCTTCTATATGGTCATATCCTAAAAGATGTAATACTGAATGTATTGTTAAATAGCAAGTTTCTCTTAAAAAGCTGTGTCCAAATTCTTTACTTTGCTCTTCTGCTTTTTCTAAAGAAAGGGCTATATCACCTAAAACTAAATTTCCCTCATCTAAATCACTTTCATCAAATTCATAGTTTAAATATATATCTTTAAACACTTTTCCTTCTTCATAATCTAACATTGGGAAAGATAATACGTCTGTAACCTTATCTATATTTCTATAGTCTTTATTTATTTCTTTTATACTATTGTTATCTATGAACACTACACTTATTTCATAATCTATATTTACATTTTCCTCTTTTAATGCATAGTCTATTATTTCTTTTATTTTATTTTCAAACTCTTCATTTACTTTTATTTCATCCTGTCTATTATCTATATATATCATTTTATCCTCCTATCTTTTATCCATTTATCCTCTGGATATTCTATTCTTTGGTGATATATACTTATAAGGACCTTTAAAAAAGCATCTCTTATTAATCCTATTTCTTTTAATGTAAGATCACAATCATCTAACTGTCCTTCATCCAATCTTGCCTTTATTATTTTATTTACCATTTCTTCTATTTTACCCTTAGTTGGATCATTTATAGACCTTACAGCAGCCTCCACCCCATCTGCTAACATTATTATAGCAGCTTCTTTACTTTTAGGTATAGGACCTTGATATCTAAAGTCTTCTTCATTTACATCTTCAGGTCTTTCACTATTATTCTTCATAGTTATATAAAAATATTTTACTAAAGATGTACCATGATGTTGTTGTATTATATCCTGTATAACCTTAGGTATTTTATATTCCTTAGCTAATTCTAACCCATCCTTTACATGCGAAGTAATTATTAAGGTACTTAAATTAGGAGATATTTTATCATGAGGATTTTCTTTACCTATTTGATTTTCTTTAAAGAAATAAGGTCTTTTAGTCTTCCCTATATCATGATAATAAGCAGATACTCTAGCTAATACTGGATTTCCATTTACAACTTCTGCTGCAACCTCAGCTAAGTTACCTACTAATATACTGTGATGATAAGTTCCTGGCGCCTCTAATAATAACTTCTTAAGTAATGGATTATTAGGATTTGAAAGTTCCAAAAGTTTAATAGTAGTAACTATACCAAATAAATTTTCAAATAAAGGAAGAAGTCCTATGGTTAATATGGCTGATAATACCCCTCCTATAAGAGTAAATAATGCTTTTTTACTTACATCTATAACACTATTACTTAAAAGAAAACCTGCTGAAAAAGTAAGTATTACATTTATAATAGCTATATAAGATGATGCATACAATATATCATTTCTTTCTTGCATCTTCCTTAATATGGTAGAACCTAAAACAACACTCATTATAGCTATTAAAATAATTTCTACTTCAAAATTTACTGCTACGGCTATTAAAATACAGTTTACAAGACTAGTAAATAAAGATATTTTATAATTTAGTAATAAAGTTAATATCATAGGTATAGATGCTAAAGGAATTAAAAAAGGTGATATTGTATACATACTCCTAGCTAAAAGTATTGCTATACAATTATTTAAACTTATTAAAACCAAACTATTTAAATCATTAAATACTTCATTATAAAATTTATATATATATGCATACTGTATAAAAAGCACTAAAGCTATTAGAACTCCTAATCCAATAAAAACATACCACTCAAAATTATTATTATTATTTAATAAACCTACATCCTTCAATAAATCTAATTGATATTTAGATACTGGTTCTCCTTCTTTAACTATTGTTTGATCTTTCTTTATCATAACCGGTGGAGTATTTTTTAAAGTTTCCTTCTTTAATTCTTCTGTTTTTTCCTTATCATAATAAAAATTAGGTTTTATTTCTGAATAAGCTATATTTATTGCCAATTGTCTTAAAGGATTTGCTATTTTAGATATTTTTATTTTTGAGTACACATACTCCTGTGCTTTTTTTATATCCTGTGCATTATCCTTTTGAGAATCATCACTTATATTTACATTTTCATAAACATCAGATATAACTTTAATAAGCACATCCTGAAGAGATTTAAGTTCTGCTTTATCTAAATTTAATATTTGGCTTAATTCTCTTTCTGATATATTTATTTTTCCATTTTGATCCAATTGTTGAACCTTTTGCTTTTCATCTATTCTTTTATCTTTTAAGGAATCCACCTGTGAAAAAAAACTATTTACTTCATTTAAAATTTCTGTTTTAATTTCTGTCCTTTTAGTATACTGTATAGGTACTGCCTCTAAAGCTTGTTGCAATCTAGCTTTGGTAGATACTTCATCCTTTATTTCTCTTGGGGCTTTTATATCAACTTTAGCTATATCACCCTCTTGTAGATCATATTTTTTTGTAACAAAAGATGTAATAAGCACCACATACATAAATAAAAATGTAATAAAAAAAACTAATACTCTCTTTAGTTTATTGTCCTTTTTTATTTCTTCCATGGTAATTTTTTTCATATATTATAATACCACCTTTATTTTAGCTGTCTTCTTCTTTATCCCTAATTTCTATCTTTTGTGGAACAGCTATGTCTTCTTCCGCTATAATTAGCATTCTAATTTTACAGCTCTCTCCCTCTGGAGAATAATTCGTAATTTTATCTACAATTTTAACAGATTTATCTAAGTTTTTGGTTATATTTTTATAGATTTTTTCATTTTCCTCATCTATAGTTTTTTTCAAATTAATATTTTCTTTTGTTTCTTTTACTTCATACAACGTTTCTTTTGTTATAAACAGCTTATTATTTTCTATTCTATCATATTTTTTAAATTTATTGATAGTTTTTTTCAAATATAGTTTTTTACCCTTAAAATTAATATATATCCTCTCTATTTTTTTACCCGTTCTTCTTCTTTTTATTCTATAGGTATTTATGGTTTTAATTTCTTCATAAAAAGTTCTAGCAAAAACCTTTCCTTCTGAATGCACTTCATAAGTTTCTCCTTCTTTTCCCTGTTCACCTTTAATTAAAATATCACCTTTTTTTACTATGTCTCCATCTTGGACTATAGCACTTCCTGAAGTGGTATATACCCTTTGTACTTCCCCATCTTTTTTAGCTACTAAATCACAAGGTTCATCCTCCTTAACTATAGTTGGTGGAGACTGTCTCTCTTCAGCCTTTATTACAAGTTTCCCTCCTTCAATTCTAGCTTTTACCCACATTATATTATCTATATCTTTAACCAATTTTTCTTCTATCTTATAAACATCTATAGCATTTTTATTTATTCCAGGCTTTACTCCATATTGTTTTAATTGTTGTCTTATTTCATAAGGTGTTACGCCATTAGTTGATGTTATATCTATATCCCATATGAATGTAGACATAAAATATATTATAAAAGAAAAAATAAATATACCTATTACTAATGAAAATCTTCTTTTTAAAAATAAAACTAAAAAAGATATTCCTTTTCTTTTTACTATTTTTACTTTTGTTCCTGTTCTCCTAGCTATGTCATCCATAACAGCATAATCTTTTAAGTTTATATCCAAAACAAATGTAGTTACATTTGTCTTAACTACATTTTTAACTTTCACACCATTTCTCCATAAAAGGTTAATAAATCTCTCTGGTATCATAGATTGAATTTCTATAGTTATAGTAGCATTTTTATATTTATCAAATTTCATTTGTTTCAGACCCTTCATATTCTATAGATTTAAATTTTCCTCCTAAAGTAATAGTACTTCCCCCCATAAACAATATCTCAAAATCTTTTCCATAAATAGATATCAATCCAGATCCAGAATTAATTTTCACTACCTTTTCTTCAAAAACAACTACACCTCTATGATTTTCTATAGTTATTTCCTCATTGCCTGTAACTATTATCTTTGGTTGATTTAAAATTATATCTCTTGGTAGATCTAACTTATCTGCTACAGTTTCCCTTGCATTATAAAATTTTTTACTCATTTTTCACCTCAAATAAAAAAATACTTTCATATTAATTTATGAAAGCATTTTTTAATAAATGACAAATATGAGTCTATGTATATAATATAAAAAGCTGAGTTTTACTCAGCTTTTACTATTTACTCAATATATTTTTTACTTTTTCACTTACAAGTTTACCATCTGCTCTACCTTTAGTTTTAGGGATAACTATACTCATGACATTTTTCATATGTTTCATGCTATTTGCACCAGTTTCATTAACTGCTTTTTCAATTATTTCTGTAATTTCCTCTTCTGTCAACTGCTGAGGAAGGTATTTTAGCAAAACTTCTATTTCAAAATTAGTTGCATCTACTAAGTCTTGTCTGTTTCCCTTCTTGAAGTCTTCTAACGCTTCTTTGCGCTGTTTTATCTCTTTAGATAAAATATCAATTATTTCTGAATCTTCAAGAGTTTTCCCTGAATTTTTTTCTGCTAAAAGAATAGCAGCTTTAACCATACTTATAGTATTAGCTTTCTCTTTCTCTTTAGCTTTTAAGGCTTGTTTCCAGTGGTCTTGTAGTGTTTCCTTAAGAGACATTATTATCTAATACCCTCTTTCAAAGAAATCTATTAATTGTAACTACTTGAATTTTCTCTTTCTTGCAGCTTCAGATTTCTTTTTTTTCTTTACACTTGGCTTTTCGTAGTGTTCTCTTTTTCTTACTTCAGATAAAACACCAGCTCTTGCACATTTCTTCTTAAATCTTCTTAGTGCGTTTTCTAATGATTCATTTTCTCCAACTTTTATTTCTGACATGTTTTCTCCCTCCCTCCGCTAGTTCAATTTAGTAAAAACAAAGCAGTTAATTGCGGGCTAAATAACACACTAGCTATTATACAACATATTTTGGGAAACTGTCAACAACTTAATATTGCAACTTTAATAAGTTTTTTTAACCTGGAGGCCATT contains the following coding sequences:
- the yqfD gene encoding sporulation protein YqfD; translated protein: MKFDKYKNATITIEIQSMIPERFINLLWRNGVKVKNVVKTNVTTFVLDINLKDYAVMDDIARRTGTKVKIVKRKGISFLVLFLKRRFSLVIGIFIFSFIIYFMSTFIWDIDITSTNGVTPYEIRQQLKQYGVKPGINKNAIDVYKIEEKLVKDIDNIMWVKARIEGGKLVIKAEERQSPPTIVKEDEPCDLVAKKDGEVQRVYTTSGSAIVQDGDIVKKGDILIKGEQGKEGETYEVHSEGKVFARTFYEEIKTINTYRIKRRRTGKKIERIYINFKGKKLYLKKTINKFKKYDRIENNKLFITKETLYEVKETKENINLKKTIDEENEKIYKNITKNLDKSVKIVDKITNYSPEGESCKIRMLIIAEEDIAVPQKIEIRDKEEDS
- the recO gene encoding DNA repair protein RecO, yielding MSLYKTRAVVIKTQEFKEADKLVWLYTEKLGKVTAIAKGAKKNRSKYLSNTSPFCYGEYVLYKGKSLFNLSEVQLIDSFQDFLRDLDTLTYGSYFCELIDICTEEKESNRELFQELVKSLFLMKNKVVDIEILARAFEMKVLKYTGYALNFNYCLECGRKIETTNYISFQSLGGICSYCNKVNGIGVTYATYNILKYIYETPLEELYKLSVDTETKKDIYKILNMIINQNYLKKPKSLQILNYIKEE
- a CDS encoding HD family phosphohydrolase, translated to MKKITMEEIKKDNKLKRVLVFFITFLFMYVVLITSFVTKKYDLQEGDIAKVDIKAPREIKDEVSTKARLQQALEAVPIQYTKRTEIKTEILNEVNSFFSQVDSLKDKRIDEKQKVQQLDQNGKINISERELSQILNLDKAELKSLQDVLIKVISDVYENVNISDDSQKDNAQDIKKAQEYVYSKIKISKIANPLRQLAINIAYSEIKPNFYYDKEKTEELKKETLKNTPPVMIKKDQTIVKEGEPVSKYQLDLLKDVGLLNNNNNFEWYVFIGLGVLIALVLFIQYAYIYKFYNEVFNDLNSLVLISLNNCIAILLARSMYTISPFLIPLASIPMILTLLLNYKISLFTSLVNCILIAVAVNFEVEIILIAIMSVVLGSTILRKMQERNDILYASSYIAIINVILTFSAGFLLSNSVIDVSKKALFTLIGGVLSAILTIGLLPLFENLFGIVTTIKLLELSNPNNPLLKKLLLEAPGTYHHSILVGNLAEVAAEVVNGNPVLARVSAYYHDIGKTKRPYFFKENQIGKENPHDKISPNLSTLIITSHVKDGLELAKEYKIPKVIQDIIQQHHGTSLVKYFYITMKNNSERPEDVNEEDFRYQGPIPKSKEAAIIMLADGVEAAVRSINDPTKGKIEEMVNKIIKARLDEGQLDDCDLTLKEIGLIRDAFLKVLISIYHQRIEYPEDKWIKDRRIK
- the era gene encoding GTPase Era, producing the protein MFKSGFVTIVGRPNVGKSTLLNAIMKEKLSIVSCRPQTTRNNIQTILTEDNYQLIFVDTPGIHKPKHKLGEYMVKSASDAMKDVDLVLFLINPDEKPGKGDLFIIEQLKEVKVPVFLVLNKIDENPQEKVAETLKTYSELMDFQEIIPISALKGKNVDLLKELMFKYIPEGPQYYPEDMIIDQNERFIVAEIVREKALRLLSEEVPHGIAVEILQMKKNDKGTYHIEGNILCEKNSHKPIIIGKGGSKLKKISQYARQDIEAFLQSKVYIRLWVKVKEEWRDNQSLLKELGYKKMK
- the rpsU gene encoding 30S ribosomal protein S21; this encodes MSEIKVGENESLENALRRFKKKCARAGVLSEVRKREHYEKPSVKKKKKSEAARKRKFK
- a CDS encoding cytidine deaminase, which translates into the protein MKYDEIIKKAIEARENAYVPYSKFKVGAALLTEDDTIYTGCNIENASYGATNCAERTAIFKAISEGHKKIKAIAVVGSFEEYTYPCGICRQVISEFASENIDIIIVKDKNNYEIKKLDEILPGAFTKKDLIK
- a CDS encoding GatB/YqeY domain-containing protein, encoding MSLKETLQDHWKQALKAKEKEKANTISMVKAAILLAEKNSGKTLEDSEIIDILSKEIKQRKEALEDFKKGNRQDLVDATNFEIEVLLKYLPQQLTEEEITEIIEKAVNETGANSMKHMKNVMSIVIPKTKGRADGKLVSEKVKNILSK
- a CDS encoding DUF4342 domain-containing protein, whose product is MEITLEKIDIIRERTGATYTEAKEALEACEGNVVDALVYMENKVKEEKEELYTTKDELVKWIKDIIKKGNVTRIKVKKEDKIIVDIPVNAGLAATAAAAIIWAPILLAALAAAIVTKVTIEITKEDGSVEVVNKIIKSTAQDIKEKVDYTTSDIKEKFSNKFDNESDGEDNNFYSYTVNFEDVESEEDDNCKECKKEDSSEKKEEQ
- the ybeY gene encoding rRNA maturation RNase YbeY, which codes for MIYIDNRQDEIKVNEEFENKIKEIIDYALKEENVNIDYEISVVFIDNNSIKEINKDYRNIDKVTDVLSFPMLDYEEGKVFKDIYLNYEFDESDLDEGNLVLGDIALSLEKAEEQSKEFGHSFLRETCYLTIHSVLHLLGYDHIEDDEKAIMRQREEEILENFNLQR
- the yqfC gene encoding sporulation protein YqfC, with translation MSKKFYNARETVADKLDLPRDIILNQPKIIVTGNEEITIENHRGVVVFEEKVVKINSGSGLISIYGKDFEILFMGGSTITLGGKFKSIEYEGSETNEI
- a CDS encoding diacylglycerol kinase — translated: MKVNKLLDSFNYAIDGIIHAVRTQRNMRIHMLSALLVLTACFFYDLSKIELVVVCITITLVIFAELMNTAIEFAIDATTNYYHPLAKVSKNVAAGAVLLTAINAVVVGYIIFWDKLKYINFVLITKIKNSNPYAIFIILAIVCIVTVVVKAIYGEGTPLKGGMPSGHSTMAFSIATIIALITKEFPVVMLSYFLAFIVAQSRVDSEVHSILEVIVGALFGTLFTTLLYKIFG